A region of the Paenibacillus sp. J23TS9 genome:
TTCAATAAAAAAATGAATGCTGCATTACGAAGAAGCAAGGACCGGATTGGTGACATCAATGCCCAGGTTGAAGATACCCTATCAGGCATCAGAGTTGTACAGTCTTTTGCGAATGAGCATGTTGAAAAAGACAAGTTCGCATACGAGAACGAACGATTTGTGTATAGCCGTAAAGAAGGATATAAAAGTGAAACCCTCTTCGCTGAAGGAATGTCTGCTTTCACAAATCTGATTACGGTTGCCGTTATCGTCTTCGGCGGAGCTGCCATAGCAAATGCTTCGCTTAAGCTCGCTGATTTGCTTACCTTTTTTCTGTGTATAGGTATTCTCATTGAGCCGATTCAGAGATTGGTCAATTTTGCGAGGCTTTATCAAGAAGGAATTACCGGGTTCGATCGGTTTATGGAAATATTGGAGGTTGAACCTGATATCCAGGATTCTTCAGACGCGCTCGAACTTACCCATGTTCAGGGAAAAGTGGAGTTCAAGGATGTCAGCTTCAAATATAAAGAAGACTATGATTTTGTCCTGCGAAATGTATCTCTGGATATTAAAGTCGGAGAATATGTTGCCTTAGTGGGGCCTTCCGGTGCAGGTAAATCAACCCTTTGTTCATTAATCCCCCGTTTTTATGAAGTGAATGACGGGGAAATACTTCTTGATGGCATGAACATTCGGGATATCCGTTTAAGCTCTTTAAGGAGACATATTGGCGTCGTCCAGCAGGATGTATATTTGTTTGCGGGAAACATTATGGATAACATAAGATATGGGAAAATGGATGCAACTACAGAAGAAATTACTGAGGCAGCCAAAAAGGCCAATGCACATGATTTTATCATGGAGCTACCGGATGGATATGAGACAGATATTGGACAACGCGGCGTGAAACTGTCCGGAGGTCAGAAGCAAAGACTGAGTATTGCCCGTGTTTTCTTGAAAAATCCTCCTATGATCATTTTTGACGAAGCAACCAGTGCTCTGGATAACGAAAGTGAAAAAGCGGTTCAAGACTCACTGGAAAAGCTAACCGACAACCGCACGACTTTGGTCATCGCGCATCGCTTGTCAACGGTCAGAAATGCGCAAAAGATTCTCGTATTAACGGATAACGGGATTGATGAGCAAGGAACTCATGAAGAATTGCTTGCTTTAGGCGGTACTTATGCGAACCTGTACAACATGCAGTTGAAAATATAAATACAGATGGATTAAAAGCACACTCTGCTTGAGGCAGAATGTGCTTTTTATACGTCTAATTTTTATGAATCCCGTATAGCCGGCGATAAGCGGTGGGAGTCATCCCTTCATGCTCCATAAACCTTTTATTGAAATAACTGACGCTCGGGTATCCTGCCTCCTCCGCGATTTGCCCTACGGTCGTCTCCTTTCGTTCCAGAAGCCACTGCTTAGCCGCCTGAAGCCGGCAGCGAGTGATAAATTCCATTGGAGTCATCTCCATCACACTGCGAAACAATTTGCAAAAATAATAGCTGCTAACTCCCAGCCTTCCAGACCAGTCCTCCAGACTGAAGGGCTTCACAGCTTCCTGCTGCATCAATGGAAGGAGCTCTAAAATACGGCTGTTAGAGGTATTGGATTTGCTGCCTGTTAATGCAACGGCCTGTTCTACAAATGCACTGATTAATGCATAGGTAAGCGTGGACAAATAGACCGGATGCAGCATCCGATGCTTTTCGGCCTCTTGAAGTAGATCTTCATGAGCCTGCTCATACAGGTCTGTCTGACGTATCGTCCACAACGCACTCGTGTGAAACCCTCTCTCCACCAAATAATGCTGCAGTCCATTTCCATAGAAATGGAACCACCGGATATCCCACGGATCATCTTCACTGCTGTAATACCTCTGCTGCTGCATGGGAAAATACAGCACCGCTTCGCCTGCGCGCAGCTCATGAACGATGTTGTCGATCTCAATATATCCCTTGCCTGCAGCTACATAATGAATGTTGAAGTTATTCATCGCTCCTGCCTTCCGGGATACGCTGTGTTCCGGGTCATTCTGATAAATGCCCACAGACTCAGGAAAACAGAAGAAGGGCATTTGTGGTAGTGTCAGCAGATGGATCTGTCTCTTCATCATTTCTCCTTTGAATGACAATATTGTTTTATTGGAATGCAAAATAATATCATTTTAATTTTAAATTCAATCTTTTATAATCGCAATATCATCATATAAATCAGCTAAGGAGTTGATGGAAATAATGAACCGAAAATTGAAATGGGGTATTCTTGGCTGTGCCAGCATCGCAAAAAGAGCAGTCATTCCCGGTGTGCATTTATCCGAACTGAATGAGGTTGCAGCGATCGCAAGCAGAGATTTAGACAAAGCCAAGCAAACGGCAGAAGAGCTCCACATTCCTAATGCATATGGCAGCTACGAAGCCCTACTGGAAGACCCATCCATTGATGTTGTTTATATACCTCTCCCCAATCACCTTCACAAGGAATGGACCATCCGGGCCGCTCAAGCGGGTAAGCATATACTGTGTGAGAAGCCGCTTGCTTTGACAGAAGCCGAAGCCGTTGAAATGGCCGAAGCCGCTGAGAGAGCCGGTGTCTATTTGTCTGAAGCTTTCATGTATCGTTATCATCCCCGGTACGATGCAATAAAGGATCTGATAGATTCGGGAGCAATTGGAGAACTACGGGGAATACGCAGCGCTTTTACTTTTAACAGTTCTGGAAATACAGGCAATGTCAGGTTCCGGAAGGATTGGGGCGGAGGCTCCATCTATGATGTCGGCTGTTATCCCATCAATGCCGCAAGACTGCTCTTGGGCAAGGAACCGGATGCTGTTACGGTAAATGCCCTCTTCTCTCCTGACCATGGCGACGTGGATATGATGGCTTCGGGATTGATTGAATTCGGTGATGTGTCCCTCTCCTTTGATTGCGGTATGTGGGCAGCATCCCGCAATCCGCTTGAGGTTCTTGGAACCGAAGGAATCATTGAGGTTCCTTCTGCATTTGTTACCCCATCCCCGGGCAGTGGTAATTTCTTCATATCTACCGGAGGAGAACGCAAAGAAATCCATGTCCAGGATATCAATGCATACACAGAGCAGGCCGATCATCTTGCCCGTGCAATTCATGATCGAACACCTCTGCGCTTCGATACGCAGGATGCCATACATAACATGAAGGTCATTGATGCGTGTCTTATGTCTGCCCGTGAGCATATCAGGGTTGCTCTATAAAAACCATCCGACAAGGAGGAGTCACTATGGAATATATTTCTGTTAAAGGTTTACAGAAGCCTATCTCGCGGCTAATGAAGGGTTCAGATTACTTTTTTCACGATTCCTATGATAAAGCTGCAGCCAATCTGGATTCTTTTATGGCGATTGGCGGCAACTCGATCGATACAGCCAACATATACTGCGGTGGCCAAAGTGAGGAAGTAATCGGACGCTATATGCAGGAAAGAGGCAACCGGGATCAGCTTGTTATCCTGACCAAAGGAGCCCATCATGACCAGAACGGTCCGCGTGTGAGCGAGCAGCATATCCGTGCGGATATTATGAAAAGCTTCGAGCGGCTGCAGACGGATTTTATCGATCTTTACGCGCTGCACCGCGATGACCCTAATGTTCCGGCGGGTGAGGTTATTGAAGCCCTCAATGAATATGTGAAGGCCGGCACCGTTGGAGCAATCGGTGTGTCCAACTGGACTTGGCAGCGTATACAGGAAGCGAATGAATACGCCGCGGCGCATCAACTTGCGGGATTTTCATTCAGCAGTCCTAATCTCAGCCTTGCCAAACCCAATGAACCATTCTGGACCGGATGTGTTTCAGCAGACGCGGAGACTTGTGCTTGGCATGAGAAGGAACAATTACCTCTATTCTCATGGTCTTCACAAGCCCGGGGATTTTTCACAGGAAGGTTCACGCCCGACATTCGTGATAACGCAGACCTGGTCCGTGTCTTCTACAACGATGATAACTGGGAGAGACTGGAGCGTGCCAAGCAATTGGCAGAGACCAAACAGGTCACGGCCATTCAAATTGCCCTTGCCTATGTATTGAATCAGCCTTATCCGACCTGCGCTCTGATCGGAGCTCAGTCAGCTGAGGAGCTTCGTTCCTGTGACGAAGGCTCGCTCATTCATCTCACAAAAGATGAACTCGATTGGCTTGATCTTTCGAAAGATAAACTGTGAACAAAATAAGCACCCTCAATCTGAGATTGAGGGTGCTTTAACGATTGAATTATACCTCAATAATAATGGGTAAAATCATTGGTCTTCTTTTGGTTTTTTTGTAAACAAATTGGCCAATATGATCCTTCAAAGTCTGCTTGATCAGATTCCACTGTGTTGTTTCGGACTCTGATAAATCCCTCATCGTAGACTTTACAAGGTCCTGTATTTGGCTCATCAATTCTTCAGAATCCTTCACAAATACAAAACCTCTGGAGATCACCTCCGGTGATGCGACCATATGCTTTTCCATTTTGCTGAGTGTGGTTACAATAATTAACATCCCGTCTGAAGACAATTGTCTGCGGTCACGCAGCACAATATTACCTACATCCCCGATCATCAGACCATCTACAAGACTATTGCCTGAAGGAACCTTTGGCCCAAGGGAGGCTCTTCCCTCTTTGATTTGAACGGTGTCACCATTTTGAATGATAAATACATTCTCGGGCATGATCCCGACTGAATCCGCCAGCATCCGGTGCTGATACAGCATTCGGAATTCTCCATGAATTGGAATCAAATATTCCGGTTTCATCAAAGTCAGCATCAGTTTTAATTCCTCCTGGCTGCCATGACCAGAAACATGCATCCCTGAAGCGTTGCCGGATCCATAGATCACGCGTGCCCCCAGAACATACAAATTATCAATAAGCTGGGCAAGATTTCGCTCATTTCCTGGAATCGCCCCTGCGGCAATGATGACTGTATCACCAGGCAAGATTTCGATATGGGGATGCCGTGAAGAGGCGAGCCGGGAAAGAGCTGCCATAGGCTCTCCCTGACTCCCTGTACATAAGACGGCAATTTTTTCGGGAGGAAACCGTTCTGTCTCATCTGGACCTATTAGTAAGTCATCTGCAAAATTCAAATAGCCTAGCTCCTTGGCCATCGTGACGACATTAACCATACTGCGACCAAGAAGAACAAGCTTGCGTTCAGTCTTAATCGATGCGTCAATAATTTGCTGAACGCGGTTGACATTGGACGCAAACGTAGAGATAAATACCTGCTGTTTTGCTCTGGCGAAAGCATCAAAGATATGCTCCCCTACCATGTGTTCAGAGGGAGTAAATCCCGGCCTTTCAGCATTGGTACTCTCAGATAACAGCACTTTAACTCCTTTCATACCGATTTCAGCCATCCGGTGCAAATCAGGAAATGGCCCCTTCACCGGTGACATGTCAAATTTAAAATCTCCTGTATGAACCACGTTTCCTTCAGGTGTCTGCATTAATACACCCAGGCAGTCAGGTATGCTATGAATCGTGGTGAAAAAGGATGCTTTGATCGATCCCACTTGGACCGTTGATTCCGCATCGATAATATGAAGCTTAGCTTCAACCGCATGCAGCCTCCTTGGATGTTCAAATATTCCTCTGTTTTTATTATTATTTAGTTTACCGAGAAACTTATACAATATTGTATTTGTACATCCTAAAAGCCCATGAATATTTTTGAAAATCCTATTGTTTGTAATCCTCCCGGTAGGGTAGCTGCTTTGTATATTTATCCGACAGATTCATCCACTGAATGATATAGTCGTATTCCAGCCTGTAGCGCGCAATGTCTTTTATTGATTGGAACGTTTTGATTGATGTTGCTTTACCATCCATAAAACCATTTTTACCGGGTACAAAAAGGACATCATCATTAAAAAATGACCCTGTCGGCAAATAATAACGCATACCAACAATATTATGACCCACATTCAATAGATCATGACCAAATGCTGTAAATCCTTCACCCTTGAGATCAATCCCCATAATATTGGCAACTGTCGGGAGAATATCGACTTGTCCTCCAGTCCGATTAATTACTTTTCCGCTGAGCTGCTCAGGCAGATGAATAATAACAGGTACATTGAAGGTACTGATCTGTTTATGGTAGGGAATCCCAAGTGCCTTATTAATCTCCTTCGGATCATGATACTTTTTATGGAGGCCAAAATGGTCACCATAAACGATAAATACACTCTTATCCCACAGCCCCTCCTTTTTAAGTCCGTCAATAAAAGTCCCAAGGGCATAGTCTGCATAGTTTATTGCGACAAGATAGTTCTCCAGCCGACTATCACTCAATTTCTGAGGAAGCTGCAGCTTCCTTCTGTCTTTTGGTATCACAAAAGGAGAATGACTCGAAACGGTGATGAACTGACTATAGAATTTTTTTCGTTGCGTACCCAAAGCCTTTAGCTTGCTGACACCTACCCGGTACAACTCCTCATCCGAAGCTCCAAATTTATTGAATTTTTCTTGTTGAAAATACGGTCGATCATAATACGTATCAAATCCCAATGCCGGGTATAATTGATTCCGATTCCAAAAGCTCACATCATTGACGTGAAATGTGCTCGTTGTATAATTTCTGGTTTTCATCAGTCTTGCCATGCTCGAAAGCTTCCGGTTGCCGAATTTGGTTGACATGGGATTCGACCCGATCGGATAGATGGAGGTATTGCTTATAAACTCTGCATCCGAGGTATTCCCTATGCCGATTTGCTGAAATATATAAGGAAAATACAAGCTCTCCGTAGCGAGCTTATTCATAACCGGAGTCACTTCTTGACCCTGAATCGATGAATGCAGTACAAAATTTTGAATGGATTCAAACTGAACCATAATCAGATTGTAACCTCTCCCCACTCCAAAATAGGTCTTCCTGCCAGCAGCCTGATTTTGTTGATAGGGATAAGCTTGATTGAGATGATTATGTGTCTTCAAGATGATTTCTTTTTCTTTCAATTTCTTAATGGCAAGCTGTTTTTGAGGAGAATTGTGACTCTGTTCATTATCGTGACGTTGAAAATAGGCTACTACACATATGGCGGTTATAAGTATGAGAAGAATACCGGCAGTAATTTGAACTTTAATGCTACGCATGATCTTTCCTATCGCTCCCCTGATTAGGATTATGAGGGTCATATCCGTCATTATTTCCGTTACAGGATGCCCAAAGATGATTTCCAATAACCCAATTTGAAGGATTCAATCAATCAGCGCAGTTCAGAGCCATTACCCTTCTACATCCTTGTGAGACACAATGTAAGTGATAAATTATTAATAATCAGATATAGTGTATTTAAAGCTATGAATACATATTATGACTGGTATTTTTCAACATAACCATTATTGGTATCATGATTTTCGGTTTACACACCTTTCATTCCGTTCAATTTTCTTTGGCAGATAAATATATGAGTAGACAACTAAGGAGAACACAGGATGAAGAAACAAGGCAGGACGGTTTCAATCTCAGTGATATTTATCATTATTTTTATATTTGTAGTTACGAATGTAGCCTATTATTTTTTTACACAAAGGGCATTGATTGCTGAAGGTGATAAACGGCTGGATACGACTGCTGAATATGTTAAACAATACCTTGGCCAAGTGAAGGCTAACCATGAAAATGAGATTCATATCGTCTCGCAGCAAATGAAGACAACCTCTTCTCTCATTGTAAAAGACATTGGACCAAACTACTCTGATTTTGATCAGACGAAAATAGGTAATCTGGTCACTGATTTTGGAATAAAGTCATTAGAAATGATACCGAAG
Encoded here:
- a CDS encoding ABC transporter ATP-binding protein; translation: MNSRTRKFLSYYKPYMGLLFADMACAFIVSAITLILPLCIRYITINVLEGDRPDALHQIYMMGAVMLALVIIHTVCDMFIGYKGHVMGAMMESDMRSELFDHYQKLSFCFYDEQKTGQLMTRTTNDILSLTELYHHGPEDIVISFLKFAGAFIILISIDVRLTLIVFLFLPLMAVHAFYFNKKMNAALRRSKDRIGDINAQVEDTLSGIRVVQSFANEHVEKDKFAYENERFVYSRKEGYKSETLFAEGMSAFTNLITVAVIVFGGAAIANASLKLADLLTFFLCIGILIEPIQRLVNFARLYQEGITGFDRFMEILEVEPDIQDSSDALELTHVQGKVEFKDVSFKYKEDYDFVLRNVSLDIKVGEYVALVGPSGAGKSTLCSLIPRFYEVNDGEILLDGMNIRDIRLSSLRRHIGVVQQDVYLFAGNIMDNIRYGKMDATTEEITEAAKKANAHDFIMELPDGYETDIGQRGVKLSGGQKQRLSIARVFLKNPPMIIFDEATSALDNESEKAVQDSLEKLTDNRTTLVIAHRLSTVRNAQKILVLTDNGIDEQGTHEELLALGGTYANLYNMQLKI
- a CDS encoding AraC family transcriptional regulator; amino-acid sequence: MKRQIHLLTLPQMPFFCFPESVGIYQNDPEHSVSRKAGAMNNFNIHYVAAGKGYIEIDNIVHELRAGEAVLYFPMQQQRYYSSEDDPWDIRWFHFYGNGLQHYLVERGFHTSALWTIRQTDLYEQAHEDLLQEAEKHRMLHPVYLSTLTYALISAFVEQAVALTGSKSNTSNSRILELLPLMQQEAVKPFSLEDWSGRLGVSSYYFCKLFRSVMEMTPMEFITRCRLQAAKQWLLERKETTVGQIAEEAGYPSVSYFNKRFMEHEGMTPTAYRRLYGIHKN
- a CDS encoding Gfo/Idh/MocA family protein; protein product: MNRKLKWGILGCASIAKRAVIPGVHLSELNEVAAIASRDLDKAKQTAEELHIPNAYGSYEALLEDPSIDVVYIPLPNHLHKEWTIRAAQAGKHILCEKPLALTEAEAVEMAEAAERAGVYLSEAFMYRYHPRYDAIKDLIDSGAIGELRGIRSAFTFNSSGNTGNVRFRKDWGGGSIYDVGCYPINAARLLLGKEPDAVTVNALFSPDHGDVDMMASGLIEFGDVSLSFDCGMWAASRNPLEVLGTEGIIEVPSAFVTPSPGSGNFFISTGGERKEIHVQDINAYTEQADHLARAIHDRTPLRFDTQDAIHNMKVIDACLMSAREHIRVAL
- a CDS encoding aldo/keto reductase codes for the protein MEYISVKGLQKPISRLMKGSDYFFHDSYDKAAANLDSFMAIGGNSIDTANIYCGGQSEEVIGRYMQERGNRDQLVILTKGAHHDQNGPRVSEQHIRADIMKSFERLQTDFIDLYALHRDDPNVPAGEVIEALNEYVKAGTVGAIGVSNWTWQRIQEANEYAAAHQLAGFSFSSPNLSLAKPNEPFWTGCVSADAETCAWHEKEQLPLFSWSSQARGFFTGRFTPDIRDNADLVRVFYNDDNWERLERAKQLAETKQVTAIQIALAYVLNQPYPTCALIGAQSAEELRSCDEGSLIHLTKDELDWLDLSKDKL
- a CDS encoding ribonuclease J; translated protein: MFEHPRRLHAVEAKLHIIDAESTVQVGSIKASFFTTIHSIPDCLGVLMQTPEGNVVHTGDFKFDMSPVKGPFPDLHRMAEIGMKGVKVLLSESTNAERPGFTPSEHMVGEHIFDAFARAKQQVFISTFASNVNRVQQIIDASIKTERKLVLLGRSMVNVVTMAKELGYLNFADDLLIGPDETERFPPEKIAVLCTGSQGEPMAALSRLASSRHPHIEILPGDTVIIAAGAIPGNERNLAQLIDNLYVLGARVIYGSGNASGMHVSGHGSQEELKLMLTLMKPEYLIPIHGEFRMLYQHRMLADSVGIMPENVFIIQNGDTVQIKEGRASLGPKVPSGNSLVDGLMIGDVGNIVLRDRRQLSSDGMLIIVTTLSKMEKHMVASPEVISRGFVFVKDSEELMSQIQDLVKSTMRDLSESETTQWNLIKQTLKDHIGQFVYKKTKRRPMILPIIIEV
- a CDS encoding LTA synthase family protein — protein: MRSIKVQITAGILLILITAICVVAYFQRHDNEQSHNSPQKQLAIKKLKEKEIILKTHNHLNQAYPYQQNQAAGRKTYFGVGRGYNLIMVQFESIQNFVLHSSIQGQEVTPVMNKLATESLYFPYIFQQIGIGNTSDAEFISNTSIYPIGSNPMSTKFGNRKLSSMARLMKTRNYTTSTFHVNDVSFWNRNQLYPALGFDTYYDRPYFQQEKFNKFGASDEELYRVGVSKLKALGTQRKKFYSQFITVSSHSPFVIPKDRRKLQLPQKLSDSRLENYLVAINYADYALGTFIDGLKKEGLWDKSVFIVYGDHFGLHKKYHDPKEINKALGIPYHKQISTFNVPVIIHLPEQLSGKVINRTGGQVDILPTVANIMGIDLKGEGFTAFGHDLLNVGHNIVGMRYYLPTGSFFNDDVLFVPGKNGFMDGKATSIKTFQSIKDIARYRLEYDYIIQWMNLSDKYTKQLPYREDYKQ